The DNA region GATGGACGGCCACAGTTCCGACGTCGCCGCTGCGATGCTCTGAAGATTACGGCATCACGTCAGTGGAAGGTCAAGATGGAAGGTGGGAGGCGGGGCATCATACCGGCAGCCCACTTGCGTGGAGAGCcattgctgttgttgttgcgaccACTCTCACTCTAACAGCAACTGTTCACGTCCCCTAACAAAAAGGAATGCGGGATGAGATTGGAAGACAAACTCGAAGATGATGCAAGGCCAGACGTTGGGAAACATCTGCTCAGCGCCGGCTGGCCACTCAACACTCGGTCCCTCAACGGCAGGCCTTGGCAGTGGCCAGAGCACCCTGAGCCACCCggctccaccaccccggTATTTCCCCGTTGGATGGCCCACTCTTTTCGGCAAGCTACACGTGACCTGGCGTTGCGCCTTCTCGTCCCTTACTCGCGTTTCGCGTCTGAGTCCAGCTCACACACGAAATCATGTCTATGAACTGATGGCCATTAACGACGGTGTTTTTGTCACAGAACCTTGGAATTGAATGAGTTCACTTACTTTCTTACATTCTTCCCTTACTTATTTAACTTGGTTAATATCTCAGCTTTCATCACAACTCTCACCTCACTTGCACTCAACATCTTCACTCAATCCCGACTCATAGGGGCAGCATCGCTACAATGAACTGCTCCATCGAGcaagccctcctctccctcatcccaacccacaacgccgccctccccccacaaCTCACCGAGCTCGccagctccctcctcgcccaatCCCGTCACAAAGCCAGCACCCTCAAAGCCGAAGAGGAGATCGCCCGCCCCTACGCCTGTGCCCACATCGCCTGCGAAAGACTCAAAACCACCCTCAACTTGCCCCCTATTGAGCCCCGGCCACCCATCCCGCCACGCATCTACAAACGCCTCTACAGCCATCTCGATAAAATCCTCCCATCTGGCACTGGAACCCCAGGGCGAGGGACACCAGCTCGCGGTGGTCTTGAAGGTCGTGTCCGCACACCGAGTACAAAACTAAGAGAACAACTTGCGCCGCTTGGTACCTCAccacaagcaagcaaaagcAGGCCTCTACCAGGGAGAACAACTCCAAGCAAGGAGAAGTCGCTAGCGGACTTTCGGGACAGTAACGCAGATGGCACGCCTTCAAAGAAGAAGTTAGGGACCACCCCCCAGTCAAAAAGAAAGCCACCACCTTTACCGTTATGGATCCGGCCAACGCTGCGGTTTTTATGCAAGGAACTCGGCCCAGCCAGTATCGGCCCTATCGTGGCCTCCGGGATTGAGTCTATCGTTTGTCCCAATGGCAAACCGACAGAGGACGAGTGGGTGAAAATCAACCTGGTCTCGTTACTCGGTGCTCTGTATCTGTTTGTCTGGCGAGGCATTACGTTTCCCGGCCAAGATCTGGATCAGTCGACGTACATCAAGTTCCGGAAGCAACTCGTGGCTACTTTGAATAGAGCCAGgaaggaggtcgaggtcaATGTTAAGGACGGTGATGCTGAGAAGgcgtgggagtggtggtatGATGTCAAGCTCAAGGATCTGGATATGTCTGCCTTGGTGATCAACCGTCATGgttggttggagttggaCTGGGCAAAGGGCGTGCAGGATTTTGTGCATATGAATGAAGAACGAGCacgggatgatgaggaggatgcagagagagaagagaggaaCGCGGAACCCGTCCAGCTCAGGCGGGCGGATACGATGTTCCAGGAGAGATACGACTTTCTCACTGACAGGAAAAGGAAGGCGTATGCtgagtggaaggaggggatCATGAAGAGGATCAAGGCGCAGGGCTGAGTCCCGCCATCCATCACGATCCAGAATTTATAACAATATCACATACTGTATTCCAACGCTATCAACGGTGTTATATCTAAGCAGAAACCTCGACCCTCTTCAAACTCCTCACCGTATCAACAATGCTCCTCTCTAAGCCAATCCACTCaatccccaacaacctcgtcGTCTCACTATTATCATACCCAAACCTCttatcctcctccggcaATTCTCCCCCCttgaccccctcctccggcaaTTTCTCCTTATCCTCTGGAAagttcttcctcaacacctccgcGATTTGAGCGTTGGAAAACCACCCCGAAACAACAAACAGCCTCTTCCCAGCTACCCCCTCCACAAGCCCTAACCCAGCCCTTACGTGAGCAGTCGCCACATCCCGTACATCAACCCAGATGTAAGCCTGGCCCGTCGGGGGtatctcccccttccacttccccttgatggcatccacGATCCTCTCATTAGAAGTGTTAATCGCCTCGAGGGTAGCAAGATGGTGGACCACCGGCCCGAAGACCATCGGcgggttgatggtgaccaAGTCAAACTTTGCGTCATTCTCCTTGTTCTGCACAAACTCCCAGGCGGCCTTTTCCGCCAGGGTCTTGGAGGCGCGGTAGGCGGTTGCTGGGTTGCGGTGGATGTCATCTATCGTGACCGGGTTCCATGATTTTTCAGAaaagacggtggaggggtcggaGACGTGAGCCTCGTTGATTATAGCTgcaaaggaggaggtcaCGACGACGCGGCGGACGGAGGGGGCGAATTTGGTaatggcggagaggatggaggttgTGCCGATAAGAGCGGGGTCGATGAGCTCTTTCTTTGGGTCGTTGAATTtgaagtggaagggggaggcggtgTGGAGGACTACTTCGAGGCCGGAGCcgtgggtttggaggaccGAGTCGAAGGCGTTGGGTTGGGCGATGTCAGGGACTATGGCGACGGTGAGGTAGCCGGaggtggtttgggaggggtaGGCGGAGGTGATGGCGTCGGCTTTGGATTGGGAGCGGACGGTTGTGATGACGGTGTGAGAGGCGGAGAGGAGTTGGTCGAGGATGTGggctgtggtgttgttgttgttagtAAACTGAGCGCCGGGATGGTTGATCGGAGCTGGTCCGGCCCGGGGAAGACTCCACCGCCGGCAACGGATCCGaccgtgtgtgtgtgtgtgcgcgATGAATCTTCAagcgtggtgatgatgagatcaCATACCTGCAATGAAGCCGGAGCCGCCTGCAGTCTATGTCAGTATATGATGCATGCCATCAAGAGATCAAAATCACTGAGCCGCTCACCAGTCAACAGAACCTTGGTCATTTTGATCGATTTCTTTCTCCTCACGTTTCCCTCTTCTATTTGTGTGCGTATCGTGATGCTCAAGTGACGCTGCTGATGAGAACTCAAGCAAGTGATGAGGCAATGACGATGTGTTTATATTTATACCCATGTACAtcaccactccctcctcaaccccgcGTTGCCTTtttccccccaccaaatGCTGCAGTGGGGTTGATTTAGCCCGAGATGTTTGTTCGGCACAATTCGCAATCGCACACCATCATCGCATTGTTCTTCCTTACGTGATCAGCGTTGGGAAACAATGTCCGGTTGTTATCTCCGGTCGACATCTCTTCTTTTGGACACTATGACGAGGAAAAGTTGACCCGGTGAGCAGCATTTGCAAGATCTGTGAGCTGGGGTATATCGAACTACCTGAATAACCTCCTGTCATCTCATCATTCATCACCCATCGCCTATCCTTCTCCAAAATGAATAAAGAAGCGACCGGACATATCGCTCTTCTTATTTCACAACATATCGTGGAAATAAGCCTTCACGACACCGAAGAAATCCGACCAACACATCCAGTCATATAACCCTAACACTGCTTCTCCCCTTTTACCCCTGATCACCACCATACAGTCAGAAATACCATCCCAAAccatcacatacgaccataccCACCAGAATACTcggcatcccgtccgctctgccctAGATAAACTGGTGAGGGCCGAaccagtactcaggtgggtgaccactggggaatcctcggtgttgtatgtatttttcctatttttttttttcctcagTCTCATTGTCTACACATGAACTCATCTCCTGACCCAAACCGTCACATACGACCACACCCAGCTGgaaatacggcatcccgtccgctctgcccgAGTCAAACAGCTGAGGGCCAGATCAGTACTCAGGTCGGTGACgactggggaatccctggtgttgtatgtaaTCTTTTGCCGGAATCttctatttttttttgggtgatTCTGGTTGTTTGTTGTCTTCATTTCCTGTTGCGTTGGAAGACAAGAGTCTCTTGAACTCAAACTCGCTGCGTTTCTACtaccgtcatcatcaagcgGTAAAGCGCGAGATGAAGTATTCTAGTCTCGTGTCCACTGACGTGCAGGGTCCTTGGTAGTGGAATGGCTAGTCGAGTTTTTGTTAGAATTTATGTGGCTTTGTGGTGTCCTTGACGATGTTTCGAGTTGGTTGAATGGAAAAATAAATTTCTTTTGATTTGACAGTGTTGTTCCTGCTGAGCTCGACCACTTCtactgttgttgttgttgttgttgttgttgttgttgttgttgttgttgtcagaGGTGGCTTAGTATCTGTGCTTTCGTCTTTTGACATCGGAGTTTGTGTCGAGGTCTCATTTGCAGCCTCATTCTTTGGAGGTGCAAATGTGAGTGATTTGAGGAGTTCATCGGGCTTCATCAAGGAAATACGCTTGTGGAAATCGGACCATGATCCATTGCCGGAGTTCTTGAAGGCGAGGCACTGGAGGCGCAGTGTCTCATTGGTTATCCACTCCAGATCTTTGCGGTGTGATGCATTCTTCTTGACTCTCTGGTCGAAGCAGCTCTGCAGAGGTTCGAGAATTAATGACAGAATAATGATGATAGCGCCTAGAGCCAATGCGAGGGATAGTCCGAATGTACTAAAAGAGGTATGTTGCCGGCTTTGTATCTTTTGCAGTCGACTAGTCAGCGCATCAAATGCCACCAGCAAGAGAGAATGGTGAACCTTGCCTGGTTGTAGCACATGTCGCGCTGATAAGAGCTGTTCGGCAAGACATGATATGAATCAAGAACAGAGTCTTTCGGCCCAGTGACTgcttccaccaccgcaaGCTGCAGCTCAAAATGACCATATATTTGTGACGTCTGTTTTCCGTTGATGGTCGTGTATCAAGGGTATCAATCCGGAACGCAGAGTCCGGTAAGAGAGCAGACGATCCACGCCTAGAAAAACGACCTTTTCGTACGGGGGTAGGCAATCAGAGTGCTCTCGATGATATCAAGACGCCACTCGAAAAGGCTCATTATATCGGCAGAAGATTCAACCTCATCTTCGAGTTGAAACGCGCCGGTTCTCACATTGAGCCAGCTACCAAGCTGCCCACAACGGCcgtttggaggaggggagccTCAGCAAATCTGATACTGCTGGGCACAACCCAAGGGCGACGCGGCTTCCCGGAGTTTGTAGAGCTGTATTGTGGTATTGGTGCCCCTGT from Podospora pseudocomata strain CBS 415.72m chromosome 3, whole genome shotgun sequence includes:
- a CDS encoding hypothetical protein (COG:L; EggNog:ENOG503P4UM) codes for the protein MNCSIEQALLSLIPTHNAALPPQLTELASSLLAQSRHKASTLKAEEEIARPYACAHIACERLKTTLNLPPIEPRPPIPPRIYKRLYSHLDKILPSGTGTPGRGTPARGGLEGRVRTPSTKLREQLAPLGTSPQASKSRPLPGRTTPSKEKSLADFRDSNADGTPSKKKLGTTPQSKRKPPPLPLWIRPTLRFLCKELGPASIGPIVASGIESIVCPNGKPTEDEWVKINLVSLLGALYLFVWRGITFPGQDLDQSTYIKFRKQLVATLNRARKEVEVNVKDGDAEKAWEWWYDVKLKDLDMSALVINRHGWLELDWAKGVQDFVHMNEERARDDEEDAEREERNAEPVQLRRADTMFQERYDFLTDRKRKAYAEWKEGIMKRIKAQG
- the GRE2_2 gene encoding methylglyoxal reductase (NADPH-dependent) gre2 (COG:V; EggNog:ENOG503NVWR), translating into MTKVLLTGGSGFIAAHILDQLLSASHTVITTVRSQSKADAITSAYPSQTTSGYLTVAIVPDIAQPNAFDSVLQTHGSGLEVVLHTASPFHFKFNDPKKELIDPALIGTTSILSAITKFAPSVRRVVVTSSFAAIINEAHVSDPSTVFSEKSWNPVTIDDIHRNPATAYRASKTLAEKAAWEFVQNKENDAKFDLVTINPPMVFGPVVHHLATLEAINTSNERIVDAIKGKWKGEIPPTGQAYIWVDVRDVATAHVRAGLGLVEGVAGKRLFVVSGWFSNAQIAEVLRKNFPEDKEKLPEEGVKGGELPEEDKRFGYDNSETTRLLGIEWIGLERSIVDTVRSLKRVEVSA